GCCCCTCTCACAGGCGTCGCTGCCGCATCAGGTCGCGATCGGCCCTCACCCCCCTGCGCCCCGCTCCCAATGTTGGGATAGGGGGTACGGGGGAGGGGTATCCACATAGCTCGGCATGCTGGGCAAAACCCTACGCCTGAGCGGCTACGTGCCCGCCATGCCATCGCGTGATCTGATTCGCCATGGACAAGGCATGATCCAATTGCGCTCGTACTGTGCTAACGCCCCTTGCCGGAGGGGTTGTAGGGGAACCGGCTCGGTTCCCCTACGCGGGGTGCCGGGGGCGCAGTGCCCCGGAGCGCCTCATGCGGGGTGTGGGGGCGCAGCACCCAGCCAGTGCCAAGGCATGATCCAATTGCGCTCGTACTGTGCTAGCGCCCTTTGCCGGAGGGGTTGTAGGGGAAGCGGCTCGGTTCCCCTACGCGGGGTGCCGGGGGCGCAGCGCCCCGGAGCGCCTCATGCGGGGTGTGGGGCTGCGCCCCGAGCTGGGGGCCGCAGGCGCCTAACGCCCGCGGCTCGCCAGAAAATCAATCACATCGATCTTTGTCACGATCCCAGTCACCTTGCCAGCGTCTACCACCACCGCCGCCTGGTTCCGCCCAAAGATCGCCGTCAAATCCTCGAGCGGCATGGCCGGGTCGATCGCGGCGACCTCGTGGGCGTGCAGGTCGTCGATCGTGTGATCCATGGCCCCGCCGGCCAGCAGGTAGTCGAGCAGGTCGCCCTCGCCGATCAGGCCGTGCAGGCCGCCCTGCTCATCGATCACCGGCAGCTGCGAGATGCCGTGGGTCTTCATCATGCGGATGGCCGTCTCGACGCTGGTGGCGTGCGCGGCCGAGATCACTTCGCGCGGGCGCTGCGCCAGCAGGTCGCCGACGTTGGCCGGCTCGAGGAAGCTATTCTCGCGCATCCAGTTGTCGTCGAAGATCTTCGATAGGTAGCGCGAGCCGCTATCGGGCAGCAGCACCACCACCAGGTCGTCGTCGCTCAATGTGGCGCCGTTGCCGCGCAGCCACTTGATCGCGCCGGCCACCGCCAGCCCGCACGACCCGCCGCAGAACAGGCCTTCCTCGCGCACCAGCCGGCGGGTCATGCTGAACGACTCGCGGTCGTTCACCTGCACCACATCGTCGATCATGGCGAAGTCGAGCGTGCTGGGCAGGAAGTCTTCGCCGACGCCCTCGACCTTGTAGGAGTGCGCCGGGCCGAGCTCGCGCGTCTGGAAGTAGTGCTGTAGCAGCGAGCCGGCCGGGTCGACGCCGATGATTCTGACCGCCGGGTTCTGCTCTTTCAGGTAGCGCGCGGTGCCGCTGATCGTGCCGCCGGTGCCCATGCCGGCGATGAACGCCTTGATTCGTCCGCCCGTCTGGCGCCACAGCTCGGGGCCGGTGCTGGCGTAGTGCGCCGCCGGGTTGGCCGGGTTCCAGTACTGGCCGGCCAGGATGGCGTTGGGCGTCTCTTCCGATAGCCGGCGCGACACCGAGTAGTATGATCGCGGGTCATCCGGCTCGACGGCCGTCGGCGTGATCACGACGCGCGCGCCAAATGCGCGCAGCTGGCGGATCTTCTCGTCGCTCATTTTGTCGGGCATTACGAATACGCAGCGGTAGCCTTTGATTGCGGCCGCAATCGCCAGGCCCACGCCGGTGTTGCCGCTGGTGCCTTCGACAATTGTGCCGCCGGGTTTCAGCCGGCCTTCGCGCTCGGCCGCTTCGATCATCGCCAGGCCGATCCGGTCTTTCACGCTGCCGCCGGGGTTGAGAAACTCGACCTTGGCCAGCAATGCCGGCTTGATGCCGCGGGCAACGCTGTTCAGCCGCACCAGCGGCGTGTTGCCGATCGCCTCCAGGATCGTGTCTTTGATATCGGCCGAACCTACCTGCTCGATTGCATCGACTGCGGTCATGCTGGCGTCTCCTTATGCTACCGATCTGCTCATCGCCGAGCGCGCGCTGCGCTGCGCGGAACTGGCCCCATGGTACCATATGCTGCGTCACACCGCCATGTTGCATGTTGCCGCATGGTTACCCTGCGTTCGGCCGCACGCGTACGCGTGGCGGCAGTGCCGGCAGCTGCGCCGTGCCCGCACCACCCGTTTCTGGCGTGCTCGGCGCCTCGGCGACCCAGGGCGATCGAAACAACCGTATTCAAGCGAAGGTAGTATAATAGTAGCCGCGATCGATCAACCTGTAAGCCATTACACTTTCGGCGACCATGGGCGCGATCGATCCCTTGCTGGCGCGCAAGCGCAATATTACACTGTTGACCGTAAAACCGGGGTGTGGTAGAATAGCCAATGTGACCCACGCCCGGCTGTGAACACACAGCCTTGTCGTCCTCGAATAACTCAGGATACGTGACCAGCACCGTGTCGTCCTATCTGCGTCGGACGCACAAGGAAGGAGCTTCGCATGGCGGAGTCCGATACGATTCTCCAGCTCGGGATCGAAGCTGCGCGCGAGGGTAATCGCGAGGAGGCGCGTAATCTGTTTGGCTTGTTGACGCGCCAGGACCCCAACAATGTGCAGGCATGGCTCTGGCTGGCCGGTGTGGCCGAAGGCCCCGACCAGCGCCGCGTCGCACTAGAGCGTGTGGTTGAGCTGGATCCGACCAACGAGATGGCGGTAAAAGGTTTACAGGCCATGGGCGCCCGCCCGACCTCGCGCCTGGCCGACGACGCGGCCCCGACTGTTGCAGCCGCTGCTGTGCCGCCTGCGCCCGAGCCGAGCCAGGCCGAGGCGCGCGAGCTGACTGACGAGGAGCGTTACGCCGCCGAGCTCGACTCAGCCTTCGACGACTACGATGCCCTGCCGCGGGCCGAAGTGCCGCCGCGCGAGTCGCTCGGCGATGCCGATGCGCTCGACGCCGATGCGGTTGGCGCACGCGGCACTCCACGCGGCACCGCGCGCGAGCGCAGCGCTGCCCGCCGTGGCGCCACACCGGTGCGCTCGGGCGGCGACGACGACGACTACGGCATGGGTACCCGGCCGATTTCGGGTGGCCCCAGCCCGCTGCTGCTCGGCCTGCTCGGCCTGATTGTGGCGATCCTGCTCTGCGTGGCGCTGTATTCATTTTTGGGCCGCGGCCGCGGTACTACGAACGTAGCCAACAACGCCACCGCCGCCGCCGCGACGGCGCAGGCCGGCTTCCCGGCGGCCGGTGCCACTTCGGCACTGCCCGGCACCGGCACCGATACGGGCCTCGGCGGTACCGGCACGCTCACATCGACCGGCACGATTACGCCGACGACAGCGCTCACCAGCACGATCCCGATCGCTACCAACGGCGAGGCGCCGGCTGCTACGGCGGTGCCGGCACCACCGGCTCAGCCGCTGCCGGCCGCCAGCGCAAACCCGAACCTGCAGGTGGTGCCGGTTGGCACCACGCTCGAGGCTAATGGCTGGGCGTATACCTACCCCGACCCGAACTTCGTGCTGATTGTCGGCAAGCAGGCCGGCGGCGCCACTGCGCAGGGCACGTATGTGCATGTGCTGGCGCTGGTCACAAACAACACCGGCACCAGCCAGCCGCTGCCGGCCGGGTTCTTCGCGCTCAAAGACGCGCAAGGCAACGTCTACCAGGCCCAGCCGCAGGTGTCGAGCGCGCTGGTGCAGCGCGGCATCAACGCCGATGTGGGTATGGAAGATGCCATCCCGGCCAACGGTGTGCAGACCAGCGTCTACCTGGTGTTCGATGTGCCGCCTGGCGCGCAGAACCTGACGCTGTTTGCGGCCGGCAAGAACGACCAGGGCTGGCAGGTGCTCAGCGCCGTGCCGTAGGCTAGGTCGCACATCCTCTCGAACCGAGAGCCGGAACCGGCGGGCGAAACCCTGGTTCCTGGCTCTCGGTTCTTGGTTCTTTGCGGTAGCGAGG
The sequence above is drawn from the Candidatus Kouleothrix ribensis genome and encodes:
- a CDS encoding cystathionine beta-synthase, which produces MTAVDAIEQVGSADIKDTILEAIGNTPLVRLNSVARGIKPALLAKVEFLNPGGSVKDRIGLAMIEAAEREGRLKPGGTIVEGTSGNTGVGLAIAAAIKGYRCVFVMPDKMSDEKIRQLRAFGARVVITPTAVEPDDPRSYYSVSRRLSEETPNAILAGQYWNPANPAAHYASTGPELWRQTGGRIKAFIAGMGTGGTISGTARYLKEQNPAVRIIGVDPAGSLLQHYFQTRELGPAHSYKVEGVGEDFLPSTLDFAMIDDVVQVNDRESFSMTRRLVREEGLFCGGSCGLAVAGAIKWLRGNGATLSDDDLVVVLLPDSGSRYLSKIFDDNWMRENSFLEPANVGDLLAQRPREVISAAHATSVETAIRMMKTHGISQLPVIDEQGGLHGLIGEGDLLDYLLAGGAMDHTIDDLHAHEVAAIDPAMPLEDLTAIFGRNQAAVVVDAGKVTGIVTKIDVIDFLASRGR